Proteins encoded together in one Variovorax paradoxus window:
- a CDS encoding DMT family transporter, translating into MVLGAFLFATMSVVVKVASVWFNSGEMVLGRGLIGIVFLWLLARNRGVPLATRYPGMHAWRSTIGVVSLGAWFYAIAHMPLATAVTLNYMSSVWIAAFLVGGTLLAWVPVPGRDGRVERPPLQGTLALTVLAGFVGVVLMLKPSVDASQGFAGLLGLLSGLTAAFAYMQVVALSRIGEPELRTVFYFAVGSAVAGAFATAATGFSGGNSWTWQHALWLLPIGLLAALGQLCMTRAYATAKTQAGTLVVANLQYSGIVFAAFYSVVLFDDRIDAAGWAGMALIIVSGIAATVLRQRAVPKAPAEEH; encoded by the coding sequence ATGGTGCTCGGCGCCTTCTTGTTCGCCACCATGAGCGTGGTGGTCAAGGTGGCTTCGGTGTGGTTCAACAGTGGTGAGATGGTGCTCGGGCGCGGCCTGATCGGCATCGTTTTCTTGTGGCTGCTGGCGCGCAACCGCGGTGTTCCGCTGGCCACGCGCTATCCGGGCATGCACGCCTGGCGCAGCACCATTGGCGTGGTCTCGCTCGGCGCATGGTTCTACGCCATTGCGCACATGCCGCTGGCCACGGCCGTCACGCTCAACTACATGAGCAGCGTGTGGATCGCGGCCTTTCTGGTCGGCGGCACGCTGCTGGCCTGGGTGCCGGTGCCCGGACGCGACGGCCGCGTGGAGCGGCCGCCGCTGCAGGGCACCCTTGCGCTGACCGTGCTGGCGGGATTCGTGGGCGTGGTGCTCATGCTCAAGCCCAGCGTGGATGCGAGCCAGGGTTTCGCAGGGCTGCTCGGTCTGCTTTCCGGGCTTACGGCCGCATTCGCCTACATGCAGGTGGTGGCGCTGTCGCGCATCGGCGAGCCCGAATTGCGCACGGTGTTCTATTTCGCGGTCGGATCGGCCGTGGCCGGCGCGTTTGCCACCGCCGCCACCGGGTTTTCTGGCGGAAATTCATGGACGTGGCAGCATGCGCTGTGGCTGTTGCCGATCGGCCTGTTGGCCGCCCTGGGGCAGCTTTGCATGACGCGCGCCTATGCCACCGCAAAGACCCAGGCCGGTACGCTGGTGGTGGCCAACCTGCAGTATTCCGGCATTGTCTTTGCGGCGTTCTACAGCGTGGTGCTGTTCGACGACCGCATCGACGCCGCCGGCTGGGCCGGCATGGCGCTCATCATCGTGAGCGGCATTGCGGCCACGGTGCTGCGCCAGCGCGCAGTGCCCAAGGCGCCGGCAGAAGAACACTGA
- a CDS encoding DUF2796 domain-containing protein, with the protein MKHIRLRRRISSGLAFAAAALFAAPFVSAQAQQQHAHVHGQMKLDVAIDGPTVVIDMESPLDNIVGFERAPKTDAEKKTAEEAIAQLRAADKLFAIDPAANCKLGPVDLRSSALGLGNPDPNEPPGHADLDATFSFNCTNAAAAKFIDVNLFNAFKGTRQIDSQIASAQGQFKRQLKRPAGAQAGQPVRLGWGK; encoded by the coding sequence ATGAAGCACATCCGACTTCGACGACGCATTTCATCCGGACTCGCATTCGCTGCTGCAGCACTGTTCGCAGCCCCCTTTGTTTCCGCGCAGGCCCAGCAGCAGCATGCGCATGTGCACGGGCAGATGAAGCTCGACGTGGCCATCGACGGCCCCACGGTGGTGATCGACATGGAGTCGCCGCTCGACAACATCGTGGGCTTCGAGCGCGCGCCCAAGACCGATGCCGAGAAGAAAACCGCCGAAGAAGCCATTGCCCAGCTGCGCGCGGCCGACAAGCTCTTTGCCATCGACCCGGCCGCCAACTGCAAGCTCGGCCCGGTCGACCTGCGCTCCAGCGCGTTGGGCCTCGGCAACCCCGACCCGAACGAGCCCCCCGGCCATGCAGACCTGGACGCCACCTTTTCCTTCAACTGCACCAATGCGGCCGCGGCAAAGTTCATTGACGTGAACCTGTTCAATGCCTTCAAGGGCACGCGCCAGATCGATTCGCAGATTGCTTCGGCGCAGGGGCAGTTCAAGCGCCAGCTCAAGCGCCCGGCCGGCGCCCAGGCCGGCCAGCCCGTGCGCCTTGGCTGGGGCAAGTAG
- a CDS encoding ABC transporter ATP-binding protein produces the protein MGTAPQAESAPLRVVLAAEALRFAWPGMKTPCIDIEAFRITAGELVFLHGPSGCGKSTLLSLLAGVLVADEGRVTLLGHDWSQLSGAARDRCRVAHVGYIFQQFNLLPYLSVLDNVLLPCRFSQRREAQAARSGSSRGSRDEAEHLLDQMGLDRNLWKRQAMQLSVGQQQRVAAARALIGQPEVVIADEPTSALDEDRREAFLDVLLTACATHQSALVFVSHDQRIAQRFARHVLLPDINRAATAAMAADA, from the coding sequence GTGGGCACCGCCCCCCAGGCCGAGTCGGCGCCGCTGCGCGTGGTGCTGGCTGCCGAAGCGCTGCGCTTTGCATGGCCGGGCATGAAAACGCCCTGCATCGATATAGAGGCTTTTCGCATCACTGCCGGCGAGCTGGTGTTCCTGCACGGCCCGAGCGGCTGCGGCAAGAGCACCCTGCTGTCTTTGCTGGCGGGCGTGCTGGTGGCCGATGAAGGCCGCGTGACGCTGCTGGGGCACGACTGGTCGCAGCTCTCCGGCGCCGCGCGCGACCGCTGCCGCGTTGCGCACGTGGGCTATATCTTTCAGCAGTTCAACCTGCTGCCGTACCTGAGCGTGCTCGACAACGTGCTGCTGCCCTGCCGCTTCTCGCAGCGGCGCGAAGCGCAGGCCGCGCGCAGCGGCAGCTCGCGCGGCTCACGTGACGAGGCCGAGCACCTGCTCGACCAGATGGGCCTCGACCGCAACCTGTGGAAGCGCCAGGCCATGCAGCTTTCGGTCGGCCAGCAGCAGCGGGTGGCAGCGGCACGTGCACTCATCGGCCAGCCCGAGGTGGTGATTGCCGACGAGCCCACCTCCGCGCTCGACGAAGACCGGCGCGAGGCCTTTCTGGACGTGTTGCTCACGGCCTGTGCAACCCACCAGAGCGCCCTGGTGTTCGTGAGCCACGACCAGCGCATTGCGCAGCGCTTTGCCCGCCACGTGCTGCTGCCCGACATCAATCGCGCAGCGACCGCGGCAATGGCGGCGGACGCATGA
- a CDS encoding TRAP transporter substrate-binding protein, protein MDRRSLIKNAGIAGVLAAGIAPAVHAQAAVRWRLASSFPKSLDTIYGGAEVFAKAVKAMSGGKFEISVHAGGELMPPFGVVDGVQNGSVEMCHTVPYYFYGKNPAFALGSAIPFGLNSRQMTAWMMHGNGRKLMNEFYAKYNMVSFAGGNTGCQMGGWFRKEIKSVADFKGMKMRLGGGLIGEVMQKMGAVPQSLPGGEIYQALEKGTIDAAEWVGPYDDQKLGFNKVAPFYYYPGWWEGGPEVDFFINQKAMDGLSAENKAIVEAAAAVASSDMLAKYDALNPIALKQLVAAKTKVLPFSQAMMDAAYKASLEVYAENDAKSPEWKKIYADFRSFQRDQVLWFRFAESRFDSFMSTLKL, encoded by the coding sequence ATGGATCGTCGTTCCCTCATCAAAAACGCCGGCATTGCCGGCGTTCTGGCCGCCGGCATTGCGCCCGCAGTTCATGCGCAAGCCGCCGTCCGCTGGCGCCTGGCCTCCAGCTTTCCCAAGTCGCTGGACACCATCTACGGCGGCGCTGAAGTGTTTGCCAAGGCGGTCAAGGCCATGTCGGGCGGCAAGTTCGAAATCTCGGTTCATGCCGGCGGCGAGCTGATGCCTCCCTTCGGCGTGGTGGACGGCGTTCAAAACGGTTCGGTCGAGATGTGCCACACCGTGCCTTACTACTTCTACGGCAAGAACCCCGCATTCGCGCTGGGCTCGGCCATTCCGTTCGGCCTGAACTCGCGCCAGATGACCGCGTGGATGATGCACGGCAACGGCCGCAAGCTCATGAACGAGTTCTACGCCAAGTACAACATGGTGAGCTTCGCCGGCGGCAACACGGGCTGCCAGATGGGCGGCTGGTTCCGCAAGGAAATCAAGTCCGTGGCGGATTTCAAGGGCATGAAAATGCGCTTGGGCGGCGGCTTGATCGGCGAGGTCATGCAGAAGATGGGCGCCGTGCCGCAAAGCCTGCCGGGCGGCGAGATCTACCAGGCTCTCGAAAAGGGCACCATTGACGCCGCCGAATGGGTGGGACCGTACGACGACCAGAAGCTCGGCTTCAACAAGGTCGCGCCGTTCTACTATTACCCGGGGTGGTGGGAAGGCGGTCCGGAAGTGGACTTCTTCATCAACCAGAAGGCCATGGACGGCCTCTCGGCCGAGAACAAGGCCATCGTGGAAGCCGCCGCTGCCGTGGCATCGTCGGACATGCTTGCCAAGTACGACGCGTTGAACCCCATCGCGCTCAAGCAGCTTGTGGCCGCCAAGACCAAGGTGCTGCCGTTCTCGCAAGCCATGATGGACGCCGCCTACAAGGCTTCGCTCGAGGTCTATGCCGAGAATGATGCCAAGAGCCCTGAATGGAAGAAGATCTACGCCGACTTCCGCAGCTTCCAGCGCGACCAGGTGCTCTGGTTCCGTTTTGCGGAATCGCGCTTCGACTCGTTCATGTCCACGCTCAAGCTCTGA
- the dxs gene encoding 1-deoxy-D-xylulose-5-phosphate synthase, giving the protein MAPLLPTLHDPSPIRQFDRAQLKQLSDEVRACVLDNVSRTGGHLSSNLGTVELTVALHHVFNTPHDRLVWDVGHQTYPHKILTGRRDRMPTLRQIGGISGFPQRSESEYDTFGTAHSSTSISAALGMAMAAKQKGEDRHAVAIIGDGALTAGMAFEALNNAGVCDCKLLVILNDNDMSISPPVGALNRYLAQLMSGNFYAAAKNVGKSVLRAAPPLFELAKRFEQHAKGMVVPATLFEQFGFNYVGPIDGHDIDSLVPTLENLKHLDGPQFLHVVTKKGQGYKLAEADPVAYHGPGKFDPQVGLVKSAAVAKQTFTQVFGQWLCDMAAHDGRLVGITPAMREGSGLVEFEQRFPDRYYDVGIAEQHAVTFAAGLACEGLKPVVAIYSTFLQRAYDQLIHDVAIQNLPVVFALDRAGLVGADGATHAGAYDIPFLRCIPNMSIACPADERECRQLLSSAYEQNHPVAVRYPRGSGAGVTPHLALDSLPFGKGEVRREGKRIAILAFGTLLYPALTAAESLDATVVNMRWAKPLDVDLLLQVAGTHDAIVTLEEGAVMGGAGSAVLEALQAANVQKPVLQLGLPDRFIEHGDPAKLLASIGLDAAGIQASIAQRFGSVAG; this is encoded by the coding sequence ATGGCCCCGCTGCTTCCCACGCTGCACGATCCCTCGCCCATCCGGCAGTTCGACCGGGCCCAGCTCAAGCAGCTGTCCGACGAAGTGCGCGCCTGCGTGCTCGACAACGTTTCGCGCACCGGCGGGCACCTGAGTTCCAATCTCGGAACGGTGGAGCTCACCGTGGCGCTGCACCATGTGTTCAACACGCCGCACGACCGGCTGGTGTGGGACGTGGGCCACCAGACCTATCCGCACAAGATCCTCACGGGCCGGCGCGATCGCATGCCCACGCTGCGGCAGATCGGCGGCATCTCGGGCTTCCCGCAGCGTAGCGAGAGCGAATACGACACCTTCGGCACCGCGCATTCGTCCACCAGCATCTCGGCCGCGCTGGGCATGGCCATGGCCGCCAAGCAAAAGGGCGAAGACCGCCATGCCGTGGCCATCATCGGCGACGGCGCGCTCACCGCCGGCATGGCCTTCGAGGCGCTCAACAACGCCGGCGTGTGCGACTGCAAGCTGCTGGTGATCCTGAACGACAACGACATGTCGATCAGCCCGCCGGTCGGCGCGCTCAACCGCTACCTTGCGCAGCTGATGAGCGGCAACTTCTACGCCGCCGCCAAGAACGTGGGCAAGAGCGTGCTGCGCGCCGCGCCGCCGCTGTTCGAGCTGGCCAAGCGCTTCGAGCAGCATGCCAAGGGCATGGTGGTTCCGGCCACGCTGTTCGAGCAGTTCGGCTTCAACTACGTGGGCCCCATCGATGGGCACGACATCGATTCGCTGGTGCCCACGCTCGAAAACCTCAAGCACCTGGACGGCCCGCAGTTCCTGCACGTGGTCACCAAGAAGGGGCAGGGCTACAAGCTCGCCGAGGCCGACCCGGTGGCCTACCACGGGCCGGGCAAGTTCGATCCGCAGGTGGGCCTGGTCAAGTCGGCCGCAGTGGCCAAGCAGACCTTCACGCAGGTCTTCGGCCAGTGGCTCTGCGACATGGCCGCGCACGACGGCCGCCTGGTGGGCATCACGCCGGCCATGCGCGAAGGTTCGGGGTTGGTCGAGTTCGAACAGCGCTTTCCCGATCGCTACTACGACGTCGGCATTGCCGAGCAGCATGCCGTAACGTTTGCGGCCGGCTTGGCATGCGAAGGCCTGAAGCCGGTGGTCGCCATCTATTCGACCTTTCTGCAGCGCGCCTACGACCAGCTGATTCACGACGTCGCAATCCAGAACCTGCCTGTGGTGTTTGCGCTGGACCGGGCGGGCCTCGTGGGTGCCGACGGCGCCACGCATGCGGGCGCGTACGACATTCCGTTCCTGCGCTGCATTCCCAACATGAGCATTGCGTGCCCGGCCGACGAGCGCGAATGCCGCCAGCTGCTCTCGAGCGCCTACGAACAGAACCACCCGGTGGCCGTGCGCTATCCGCGCGGATCGGGCGCCGGCGTTACGCCGCACCTGGCGCTCGATTCGCTGCCGTTCGGCAAGGGCGAAGTACGCCGCGAAGGCAAGCGCATTGCAATCCTTGCATTCGGCACCTTGCTGTACCCGGCGCTCACCGCAGCCGAATCGCTCGACGCAACCGTGGTCAACATGCGTTGGGCCAAGCCGCTCGACGTCGACCTGCTGCTGCAGGTGGCAGGCACGCACGACGCCATCGTCACGCTCGAAGAGGGCGCCGTCATGGGCGGCGCGGGCAGTGCGGTGCTCGAGGCGTTGCAGGCGGCCAACGTTCAGAAGCCTGTGCTCCAGCTGGGGCTGCCGGACCGCTTCATCGAGCATGGCGATCCGGCCAAGCTGCTCGCGTCCATCGGCCTTGACGCAGCGGGCATCCAAGCCTCGATTGCGCAGCGCTTCGGTTCCGTCGCAGGGTAA
- a CDS encoding exodeoxyribonuclease VII small subunit, whose protein sequence is MPKVPSSAASSAATSPDTGPLPASYEAGLQELEQLVAELESGQLPLDQLLGSYQRGAALLAFCREKLQAVEDQIKVLDAGSLKPWTAE, encoded by the coding sequence ATGCCCAAGGTTCCTTCTTCCGCCGCCTCCAGCGCGGCGACCTCGCCCGACACCGGACCGCTGCCGGCCAGCTACGAAGCCGGGCTCCAGGAGTTGGAACAATTGGTTGCAGAGCTCGAATCCGGCCAGCTGCCGCTCGACCAGTTGCTTGGCAGCTACCAGCGCGGCGCCGCGCTGCTCGCCTTCTGCCGCGAGAAGCTCCAGGCGGTCGAAGACCAGATCAAGGTGCTGGACGCGGGCAGCCTCAAGCCCTGGACCGCCGAATGA
- a CDS encoding polyprenyl synthetase family protein produces the protein MSAAVADWDAARLAGWSEPHLARVEAALSRWVGVDSPVLLGDAMRYAVLDGGKRLRPLLVLAASEAVGGNAAAALRAACATELIHAYSLVHDDLPCMDNDVLRRGKPTVHVKFGEADALLAGDALQALAFELLTPEGDEIPASIQATLCRLLARAAGSQGMAGGQAIDLASVGLALNEAQLREMHRLKTGALLQGSVEMGAACAAGVAPAALAALRDYGAAIGLAFQVVDDILDVTADSQTLGKTAGKDAAADKPTYVSLWGLDGARAQARQLLAEALAALERSGLADTAALRALAHMVVDRDR, from the coding sequence ATGAGCGCCGCCGTGGCCGATTGGGACGCCGCCCGTCTGGCAGGCTGGAGCGAGCCGCATCTGGCGCGTGTCGAAGCGGCGCTTTCGCGCTGGGTCGGCGTCGATTCACCTGTGCTGCTTGGCGACGCCATGCGCTATGCCGTGCTCGACGGCGGCAAGCGGCTTCGGCCCTTGCTGGTTCTGGCCGCGAGCGAAGCAGTCGGCGGCAATGCGGCCGCTGCGCTGCGCGCGGCCTGCGCAACCGAACTCATCCATGCCTATTCGCTGGTGCACGACGACCTGCCGTGCATGGACAACGACGTGCTTCGGCGTGGCAAGCCCACGGTGCACGTGAAATTCGGCGAAGCCGATGCGCTGCTGGCCGGCGACGCCCTGCAGGCCCTGGCATTCGAACTGCTGACGCCCGAAGGCGACGAAATTCCCGCATCGATCCAGGCCACGCTGTGCCGGCTGCTGGCACGCGCCGCCGGCAGCCAGGGCATGGCCGGCGGACAGGCCATCGACCTTGCCAGCGTGGGCCTGGCGCTGAACGAAGCGCAGCTGCGTGAAATGCACCGCCTGAAGACCGGCGCGCTGCTGCAGGGCAGTGTCGAAATGGGTGCGGCCTGCGCGGCCGGCGTGGCGCCCGCGGCATTGGCGGCGCTGCGCGACTACGGCGCGGCCATCGGCCTGGCGTTCCAGGTGGTCGACGACATCCTCGACGTGACGGCCGATTCGCAAACCCTCGGCAAGACGGCGGGCAAGGACGCTGCGGCAGACAAGCCCACTTATGTTTCGCTGTGGGGCCTCGACGGTGCGCGCGCGCAGGCAAGGCAGCTGCTCGCCGAAGCGCTTGCGGCCCTGGAGCGCAGCGGCCTGGCGGACACGGCAGCGCTGCGTGCGCTGGCGCACATGGTCGTCGACCGCGACCGATGA
- a CDS encoding sulfurtransferase, which translates to MYTTLVSVEQLQQLQAGDLPLMVFDCSFDLMKPEAGAQQYAAAHIPGAVYANLDTDLSAKHGMPGAHGDVVVAQEDGVPASGGRHPLPSREKFAAWLSSVGFSNEMQAVVYDRNGANYCGRLWWMLKWMGHDAVAVLDGGLQAWQAAGGKVTDREEPAHFQSNFVPGEPLAKLVTTDTVVGRLGQPDQQLIDARAAARYRGEVEPLDPIAGHIPGALNRPFAENLGPDGKFKPASQLRAEFEALLAGRDPATVVHQCGSGVSAVPNLLAMQIAGLGTTALYAGSWSEWSNTPGLPTRQGAEP; encoded by the coding sequence ATGTACACAACCCTCGTCAGCGTCGAACAACTCCAGCAACTGCAAGCTGGCGACCTGCCCCTCATGGTTTTCGACTGCAGCTTCGACCTCATGAAGCCCGAGGCAGGCGCGCAGCAATATGCCGCCGCCCACATTCCGGGCGCGGTGTATGCCAACCTCGACACCGACCTCAGCGCAAAGCACGGCATGCCCGGCGCGCACGGCGACGTGGTGGTGGCACAGGAAGACGGCGTGCCTGCCTCGGGCGGCCGCCACCCGCTGCCGAGCCGAGAAAAGTTTGCGGCCTGGCTTTCGAGCGTCGGTTTTTCCAACGAGATGCAGGCGGTGGTGTACGACCGCAACGGAGCCAACTACTGCGGCCGCCTGTGGTGGATGCTCAAGTGGATGGGCCACGACGCGGTGGCGGTGCTCGACGGCGGCCTGCAAGCCTGGCAGGCCGCGGGCGGCAAAGTCACCGACCGCGAAGAGCCCGCGCACTTCCAGTCGAACTTCGTGCCGGGGGAGCCGCTTGCAAAGCTTGTGACCACCGACACTGTGGTGGGCCGGCTCGGCCAACCTGACCAGCAGCTGATCGACGCGCGGGCTGCCGCGCGTTATCGCGGAGAGGTGGAACCTCTGGACCCGATCGCGGGTCACATCCCCGGGGCCCTGAACCGGCCCTTCGCCGAAAACCTCGGCCCCGACGGCAAATTCAAGCCGGCCTCGCAATTGCGTGCCGAGTTCGAAGCACTGCTTGCGGGACGCGATCCGGCGACGGTTGTCCACCAATGCGGCAGCGGCGTGAGCGCTGTGCCCAACCTGCTTGCAATGCAGATCGCAGGGCTTGGGACGACCGCGCTCTATGCCGGCAGCTGGAGCGAATGGAGCAACACGCCGGGGCTGCCGACCCGGCAAGGCGCTGAACCATGA
- a CDS encoding aromatic ring-hydroxylating oxygenase subunit alpha: MSDLSLQLQQATSQLPVSAYFDESLYAREMQTLFAQGPRYVGHRLAVPELGDFHTLPQEHQGRALVHTPKGVELISNVCRHRQALILQGRGQLDNQTGGNIVCPLHRWTYAASDPRTTGTLIGAPHFDQDPCLNLHNYPLTEWNGLLFERGANGLGRDVAADMADLGPRADLDFTGYAFDRVELHECNYNWKTFIEVYLEDYHVGPFHPGLGSFVTCDDLRWEFNRNFSVQTVGVANRLGRAGSPIYQKWQEQLLKYREGKPPKYGAIWLTYYPHVMVEWYPHVLTVSTLHPVSPTKTLNMVEFFYPEEIVAFEREFVEAQQAAYMETCVEDDEIAERMDAGRRALMLRGDDESGPYQSPMEDGMQQFHEWYRSAMQQNA; encoded by the coding sequence ATGTCTGATTTAAGTCTTCAACTGCAGCAGGCCACGAGCCAACTTCCAGTTTCCGCGTACTTCGACGAGTCGCTCTACGCGCGCGAAATGCAAACGCTGTTCGCGCAAGGCCCGCGCTACGTGGGCCACCGCCTGGCCGTGCCCGAGCTCGGCGACTTCCACACCCTGCCGCAGGAGCATCAGGGCCGCGCGCTGGTGCACACGCCCAAGGGGGTGGAGCTCATCTCCAACGTGTGCCGCCACCGGCAGGCGCTCATCCTGCAGGGCCGCGGCCAGCTCGACAACCAGACCGGCGGCAATATCGTTTGCCCGCTGCACCGCTGGACCTACGCCGCTAGCGACCCGCGCACCACGGGCACGCTGATCGGCGCGCCGCATTTCGACCAGGACCCCTGCCTCAATCTGCACAACTACCCGCTCACCGAGTGGAATGGCCTCCTGTTCGAGCGCGGCGCAAACGGCCTCGGGCGCGACGTGGCGGCCGATATGGCCGATCTCGGCCCCCGCGCCGACCTGGACTTCACGGGCTACGCATTCGACCGCGTCGAACTGCACGAGTGCAACTACAACTGGAAGACCTTCATCGAGGTCTACCTTGAGGACTACCATGTCGGGCCGTTCCACCCGGGCCTTGGCAGCTTTGTCACCTGCGACGACCTGCGCTGGGAGTTCAACCGCAACTTCTCGGTGCAAACCGTGGGCGTAGCCAACCGGCTCGGCCGCGCGGGCAGCCCCATCTATCAAAAGTGGCAAGAGCAGTTGCTCAAGTACCGCGAAGGCAAGCCGCCGAAGTACGGCGCGATCTGGCTCACCTACTACCCGCACGTCATGGTCGAGTGGTATCCGCATGTGCTCACGGTATCGACGCTGCACCCGGTGAGCCCCACCAAGACGCTCAACATGGTGGAGTTCTTCTACCCCGAGGAAATCGTCGCGTTCGAGCGCGAGTTCGTCGAAGCCCAGCAGGCCGCCTACATGGAAACCTGCGTGGAAGACGACGAGATTGCCGAGCGCATGGACGCCGGCCGCCGCGCGCTGATGCTGCGCGGCGACGACGAGAGCGGCCCTTACCAGAGCCCCATGGAAGACGGCATGCAGCAGTTCCACGAGTGGTACCGCAGCGCAATGCAGCAGAACGCCTGA
- a CDS encoding ABC transporter permease: MSALFSIAWRSAWNRRFTLALTVFSIALSTFLLLGVERIRTELRENFASSVSGTDLIVGARTGSTQLLLYSVFRIGAATNNISWKSVQALAAHQGVDWVVPLSLGDSHRGFAVLATSPEYFTRFRYGNRQPLQVREGKPFSALFDAVVGAEVADKLGYHVGQKITLAHGSGELNASEHADKPFTVVGVLARTGTPVDRTVHIGLEAMEAIHLEWVGGAPMPGVKIPAEQVRKFDLTPKNVTAALVGLKNRSAVFGVQRWISTYAGEPLMAILPGVALDELWSVIGIGENALLLMSALVALVSLAGLISVVMAGLNERRRELAVLRAVGAGLRHVLALLALEGAMVTVLGVAFGLVMAVLGIALLAPWLQSQFGLTLSLSEPTLNEWLLMASLLVAGWLASLLPGIRAYRLSLADGLSPRI; encoded by the coding sequence ATGAGCGCTCTTTTTTCCATTGCCTGGCGCAGTGCATGGAACCGCCGTTTCACGCTCGCGCTCACTGTGTTCTCTATTGCGCTGTCGACTTTCCTGCTGCTGGGCGTGGAGCGCATTCGCACCGAACTGCGCGAGAACTTTGCGTCGTCCGTTTCCGGCACCGACCTGATCGTGGGTGCGCGCACGGGCTCCACGCAGTTGCTGCTGTATTCGGTGTTCCGCATCGGCGCCGCCACCAACAACATTTCCTGGAAGAGCGTGCAGGCCCTGGCCGCGCACCAGGGCGTCGACTGGGTGGTGCCGCTTTCGCTGGGCGATTCGCACCGGGGCTTCGCGGTGCTGGCCACTTCTCCCGAATACTTCACCCGGTTCCGCTACGGCAACCGCCAGCCGCTGCAGGTGCGCGAAGGCAAGCCCTTCAGCGCACTGTTCGACGCGGTGGTGGGCGCCGAAGTGGCCGACAAGCTCGGCTACCACGTCGGCCAGAAGATCACCCTTGCCCATGGCAGCGGCGAACTCAATGCATCGGAGCACGCCGACAAGCCCTTTACCGTGGTCGGCGTGCTCGCGCGCACCGGCACGCCGGTCGACCGCACAGTGCACATCGGGCTCGAGGCGATGGAAGCCATTCATCTTGAATGGGTGGGCGGTGCACCCATGCCCGGCGTGAAGATTCCAGCCGAGCAGGTGCGCAAGTTCGACCTCACGCCAAAGAACGTGACGGCCGCCCTTGTCGGCCTGAAGAACCGCTCGGCCGTGTTCGGCGTGCAGCGCTGGATTTCCACCTACGCCGGCGAGCCGCTGATGGCCATTCTCCCCGGCGTGGCGCTCGACGAACTGTGGAGCGTGATCGGCATCGGCGAGAACGCGCTGCTGCTGATGTCGGCGCTGGTCGCGCTGGTGAGCCTTGCGGGGCTTATCTCGGTCGTGATGGCGGGGCTGAACGAGCGCCGCCGCGAACTCGCCGTGCTGCGCGCCGTGGGCGCCGGCCTGCGCCATGTGCTGGCGCTGCTCGCGCTCGAGGGCGCCATGGTGACCGTGCTGGGCGTCGCCTTCGGCCTGGTCATGGCGGTGCTTGGCATTGCCCTGCTCGCGCCATGGCTGCAGTCGCAGTTCGGACTGACACTGAGCCTTTCAGAACCTACACTGAACGAATGGCTGCTGATGGCGAGCCTGCTGGTTGCCGGCTGGCTCGCAAGCCTGCTGCCCGGCATCCGTGCCTACCGGCTCTCGTTGGCCGACGGTCTCTCACCCAGGATTTGA